The following proteins are co-located in the Pelorhabdus rhamnosifermentans genome:
- a CDS encoding C40 family peptidase, whose product MENFDDLISLPFADGGRGPFVYDCWGLVREVYRRYGVNLPDYPISAMDAVKIGEQMTQDRPEWVEINGPIQTPCLVVIRLACGSWANHVGVYIGDGQFIHAYRTTGVAVDKIKKWRSSIVGFYIPRG is encoded by the coding sequence TTGGAAAATTTTGACGATTTAATTAGCTTGCCATTCGCTGATGGTGGCAGGGGCCCTTTCGTTTACGACTGCTGGGGATTAGTCCGGGAAGTATATCGCCGTTATGGCGTAAACCTCCCGGACTATCCTATTTCAGCCATGGACGCTGTAAAAATTGGTGAGCAAATGACACAGGATAGACCTGAATGGGTTGAAATTAACGGGCCTATACAAACGCCTTGCCTCGTAGTTATACGGCTGGCGTGTGGTTCATGGGCCAATCATGTCGGCGTTTATATTGGTGATGGACAGTTTATTCACGCATACCGCACCACAGGCGTAGCCGTTGACAAAATAAAAAAATGGCGAAGCTCAATAGTTGGTTTCTACATCCCAAGGGGGTGA
- a CDS encoding DUF1833 family protein has product MSIWSAAGIFEKNKLANDKPFLIFVELIVKGIAEPIRLVRDNADQTWQGQLWQRFPIDFDQLKDNGSEIPSVALKVSNVGGIVQSYVQQYNGFADAAVKIAIAHAAHLDNPIPEIEVDFVITKTSYTEEWITFQIGASGDQKFRFPFWRYMTNFCSYHFKDIQCGYNGTLAECDGTLTTCRIPKRFGGEPGIPTGT; this is encoded by the coding sequence ATGAGTATATGGTCAGCTGCAGGGATATTTGAAAAGAATAAATTAGCCAATGATAAGCCGTTCTTGATTTTTGTTGAACTGATTGTAAAAGGTATTGCAGAGCCGATCCGGCTTGTGAGAGACAATGCCGATCAAACTTGGCAAGGACAATTATGGCAACGGTTTCCGATTGACTTCGACCAATTAAAAGATAACGGTTCAGAAATCCCGTCCGTTGCTCTGAAAGTAAGCAATGTAGGCGGAATAGTACAGAGCTACGTTCAGCAATACAACGGTTTCGCTGATGCTGCTGTAAAAATAGCGATTGCTCATGCCGCACATTTGGACAATCCAATTCCTGAAATCGAAGTTGATTTTGTTATAACGAAAACGTCATATACGGAGGAATGGATAACGTTTCAGATTGGCGCGTCAGGTGATCAAAAATTCAGGTTCCCATTCTGGCGGTATATGACAAATTTTTGTTCGTATCATTTTAAAGACATTCAGTGTGGATATAACGGCACGCTGGCGGAATGTGATGGGACGCTGACAACGTGCCGAATACCGAAGCGGTTTGGCGGGGAGCCGGGGATACCTACGGGAACGTAA
- the gpJ gene encoding TipJ family phage tail tip protein, with translation MLEIVKLKNPFDRTRRETERVIFVPGQVLTEYVPDQEVEFILNGNLVEYPNLTFPLDGDQVIVLPHVGSGAIKSIVGTIASIALMGLASGIATGGIWGIAGKTLGSYLAAGAVMYIGGRIINAVVPVNQKTASNDNSSSQTYGWDAVTPITGEGGIVGITYGECIPAPQLLEKHVETVNGKQYLNLLYCGGMGPVDSISDIKIGSTAIENFSDVQIETRLGTNDQEPISFFTDTPLDQAVGLELTESGLIQTSDSHVATGLEVTVEFPGGLYHLKDDGGLENATVELALQYRKTGTTEWKGFAAGITSSTVPNATCSPNAPAETWTIAVVDDSNTISVIGSVSGRKGDAAFGVPYDNGFVQFTLQNFSGWATLFKFRTQTIKIEDGSFSITAAQNTAVRQSKRIDGLDSGQYDVKVVVASRQTGTRYGTSVSWSILSSYSPGQYCRPNKVLIGLRILATNQLSSGVPDVSWRQTRNTVYVWNPETSAYETRSARNPIWAAYDIYHQCRYLKNINTGLYEYTVFGVDHSRLDPYWDEWSTEAAAYSDDQVVGIDGTTLENRFEFDYFYDTEMTRYAAAQRAATVGHATIMLRGNNIGIKVDKPGQMVQIFGEGRTTMSSLQGNFTGTEDRARAVEVVYSETGNDFKNTQFLVRSPQWNTFEGVQDNPAKLELYGVKRRSQAQREGMYTLANNLEVTQFIDINTDIDALVCEYGSIVGLNHTVPKIGVASGRIVGATTNTVQIDKTVPLLAGLTYQIILQLSADDLLVTKNVVTVTQDTETDTLTVTEPFDVLPQRFDNYAFGETDKAVKKFRLVGVERDGDLKCKLNLAE, from the coding sequence TTGTTAGAAATCGTAAAACTGAAAAACCCGTTTGACCGAACGCGCCGGGAAACTGAACGCGTTATTTTTGTGCCTGGGCAGGTATTGACTGAGTATGTACCCGATCAGGAAGTTGAATTTATATTGAACGGAAACCTCGTTGAATATCCGAATTTGACGTTTCCTTTGGATGGAGATCAGGTTATTGTTTTACCTCATGTCGGCAGCGGGGCGATAAAAAGCATTGTTGGTACGATTGCATCAATCGCGCTCATGGGGCTTGCGAGTGGCATTGCAACTGGTGGAATATGGGGGATAGCCGGGAAAACGCTTGGCTCCTATCTCGCTGCTGGTGCCGTTATGTATATTGGTGGTCGGATCATCAATGCTGTTGTTCCTGTAAATCAAAAAACAGCTTCGAATGATAACTCTTCTTCCCAAACCTATGGATGGGATGCTGTTACACCGATCACGGGCGAAGGCGGAATAGTTGGCATTACTTACGGCGAGTGTATCCCGGCACCGCAATTACTTGAAAAGCATGTCGAGACAGTCAATGGCAAGCAATACCTGAATCTGCTGTATTGCGGCGGTATGGGGCCAGTAGATAGCATATCTGATATAAAAATTGGCAGCACAGCAATTGAAAATTTTTCAGACGTGCAGATTGAAACGCGGCTAGGCACCAATGATCAGGAGCCTATTTCATTTTTCACCGACACGCCACTTGATCAAGCTGTTGGATTGGAACTTACGGAATCGGGATTAATCCAAACGAGCGATAGCCATGTTGCTACTGGCTTGGAAGTGACGGTAGAATTTCCAGGCGGTCTGTATCATCTCAAAGATGATGGTGGATTGGAAAATGCTACGGTTGAGTTGGCTTTGCAATACCGCAAGACAGGAACAACGGAGTGGAAAGGATTCGCAGCAGGAATTACATCCAGCACAGTGCCGAATGCAACCTGCTCACCAAACGCGCCGGCTGAAACATGGACAATTGCGGTAGTAGATGATTCTAACACGATTTCTGTAATTGGATCAGTATCAGGTCGGAAAGGTGACGCTGCATTTGGAGTTCCATACGACAATGGGTTTGTCCAATTTACTTTGCAAAACTTTAGCGGGTGGGCAACTCTCTTCAAATTTCGTACGCAAACAATAAAAATAGAAGATGGTTCTTTTTCGATTACCGCCGCGCAAAATACAGCGGTGAGGCAATCTAAAAGAATCGATGGTTTAGATTCTGGCCAATACGATGTTAAAGTCGTGGTTGCTTCTAGGCAAACTGGAACAAGGTATGGGACCTCTGTTTCGTGGTCAATATTGTCATCTTACAGTCCTGGTCAATACTGTCGCCCAAATAAAGTTTTAATAGGGTTACGGATACTGGCAACAAATCAATTGTCAAGCGGCGTGCCCGATGTGTCATGGCGCCAAACTAGAAATACGGTCTATGTGTGGAATCCCGAAACATCGGCGTATGAAACACGGTCTGCTAGAAATCCAATATGGGCAGCCTATGATATTTATCATCAGTGCCGATATCTAAAAAATATCAATACAGGACTATATGAATATACCGTCTTTGGTGTTGATCATTCGCGGCTTGATCCGTATTGGGATGAATGGTCCACTGAAGCAGCCGCTTATTCGGATGATCAAGTCGTTGGCATTGACGGTACAACATTGGAAAACCGCTTTGAATTTGATTATTTTTATGATACTGAAATGACGCGTTACGCAGCAGCACAACGGGCCGCGACTGTCGGGCATGCGACGATTATGTTACGTGGTAATAATATTGGCATTAAAGTTGATAAACCTGGGCAAATGGTCCAGATATTTGGTGAAGGCCGCACAACCATGTCATCATTGCAGGGGAATTTCACGGGCACAGAGGATAGGGCCAGAGCCGTTGAAGTGGTGTATTCCGAAACGGGTAATGACTTCAAGAATACTCAATTTTTAGTGAGGTCGCCACAATGGAATACCTTTGAAGGTGTGCAGGATAATCCCGCAAAGCTTGAACTGTATGGCGTTAAACGTCGCTCTCAGGCACAGCGCGAAGGTATGTATACGCTTGCCAATAATTTGGAAGTAACACAGTTTATTGATATTAATACCGATATTGACGCGTTGGTGTGCGAATACGGCAGCATTGTGGGATTAAATCATACCGTTCCTAAGATTGGCGTTGCATCCGGCAGGATCGTTGGAGCAACAACAAATACCGTTCAGATTGATAAAACAGTGCCATTGCTGGCAGGACTTACATATCAAATCATTTTGCAATTGTCAGCGGATGATTTACTGGTCACAAAGAATGTCGTAACTGTTACGCAAGACACCGAAA